A stretch of the Candidatus Methylomirabilis sp. genome encodes the following:
- a CDS encoding PaaI family thioesterase, with the protein MDQPDANERFQRRIKGTFTELLGMRLLEHREGYVRGELPVRDGLKQAYGVLHGGALATFADSLVGTGTGRFLAPGQTMTTIEFKVNFMAPVRDGTVRGEARALHRGRRTMVWEVRLTDGEDRLVALMTT; encoded by the coding sequence ATGGATCAGCCGGACGCCAACGAGCGGTTCCAGCGGCGCATCAAGGGGACCTTCACCGAGCTGCTGGGGATGCGCCTCTTGGAGCACCGCGAGGGGTACGTCCGGGGCGAGCTGCCGGTCCGGGACGGCCTCAAGCAGGCCTACGGGGTCCTGCACGGCGGCGCGCTTGCGACCTTCGCCGACTCCCTCGTCGGGACCGGGACCGGCCGGTTCCTGGCCCCCGGCCAGACCATGACCACCATCGAGTTCAAGGTGAACTTCATGGCGCCGGTGCGGGACGGCACCGTGCGGGGGGAGGCCAGGGCGCTGCACCGGGGCCGGCGGACCATGGTCTGGGAGGTCCGGCTCACCGACGGCGAGGACCGCCTGGTCGCGCTGATGACCAC